A genomic stretch from Candidatus Vicinibacter proximus includes:
- a CDS encoding NADH-quinone oxidoreductase subunit A, translating to MNHMPFDYLPILLQFLVAAAFVVVVLVATHLLGPKSSGVRHDNSFECGLDSVGNARSPFSVKYFMTAILFVLFDVEIIFLYPWAVNFKKLGWFGFAEILVFLTLLMAGFYYVIFKGVLKWETREERE from the coding sequence ATGAACCACATGCCTTTTGATTACCTGCCGATTCTCCTTCAGTTTTTAGTAGCAGCTGCTTTTGTGGTAGTGGTTCTGGTGGCCACTCACCTGTTGGGTCCTAAATCTAGTGGGGTGCGGCACGACAATTCCTTTGAGTGTGGTCTGGACAGTGTAGGCAACGCAAGGAGTCCTTTCTCAGTAAAGTATTTTATGACTGCCATCCTGTTTGTGTTGTTTGATGTGGAGATCATTTTTTTGTATCCCTGGGCGGTTAATTTTAAGAAATTGGGCTGGTTTGGATTTGCAGAAATCCTAGTGTTTTTAACCCTGTTGATGGCCGGTTTTTACTATGTCATTTTTAAAGGGGTACTTAAATGGGAGACCAGAGAGGAAAGAGAATAG